The following coding sequences lie in one Myxococcus xanthus genomic window:
- the alkB gene encoding DNA oxidative demethylase AlkB, whose protein sequence is MTMDLFDGLGGMGPREESLGPGAMVLRGFVLAHDAELLSAVQDVALASPFRHMETPGGFRMSVAMTSCGSWGWVTDRTGYRYDAVDPVRGQPWPQMPAVFPRLAQLAAAKAGFEGFIPDACLVNRYEPGAKMSLHQDKDERDFTAPIVSVSLGLPAVFLFGGAERADRPARVRLSHGDVVVWGGPARLRYHGVTPLKPGHHPQVGGHRINLTFRKAR, encoded by the coding sequence ATGACGATGGACTTGTTCGACGGCCTGGGTGGCATGGGTCCTCGCGAGGAATCGCTGGGCCCCGGTGCCATGGTGCTTCGAGGCTTCGTGCTGGCTCACGACGCGGAGTTGCTGAGCGCGGTCCAGGACGTCGCGCTCGCTTCACCCTTCCGCCACATGGAGACGCCGGGCGGCTTCCGCATGTCGGTGGCGATGACGAGCTGCGGTTCGTGGGGCTGGGTGACGGACCGGACGGGGTATCGCTACGACGCGGTGGACCCGGTGCGGGGGCAGCCCTGGCCGCAGATGCCGGCGGTCTTCCCGCGGCTCGCGCAGTTGGCCGCCGCGAAGGCGGGCTTCGAAGGGTTCATCCCTGATGCGTGCCTGGTGAATCGCTACGAGCCCGGTGCGAAGATGTCGCTGCACCAGGACAAGGACGAGCGTGATTTCACCGCGCCCATCGTCTCCGTCTCACTGGGGCTCCCGGCGGTCTTCCTCTTCGGTGGCGCGGAGCGAGCGGACAGGCCGGCGCGAGTACGGTTGAGCCATGGCGACGTGGTCGTCTGGGGCGGGCCAGCCCGCCTGCGCTACCACGGCGTCACGCCGCTCAAGCCGGGCCACCATCCGCAGGTGGGTGGGCATCGCATCAACCTGACGTTCCGGAAGGCGCGTTGA
- a CDS encoding cob(I)yrinic acid a,c-diamide adenosyltransferase, which produces MKLYTKTGDAGETGLFGGGRVSKDDVRVDAYGEVDELNATLGLVRSFEGPTDVDALLHRLQDQLFTVGAVLATPEGTKASAHIPELKPEWAEDMERAIDGFEAELPQMTHFILPGGTRAASALHLARTVCRRAERRTVPLLREGKIPQAVVVYLNRLSDLLFVLARVVNHRASVEDVKWIPAKPSK; this is translated from the coding sequence ATGAAACTCTATACGAAGACGGGTGATGCGGGAGAGACCGGTCTGTTCGGTGGCGGACGCGTCTCGAAGGACGACGTGCGTGTGGACGCGTATGGGGAAGTGGACGAGCTGAACGCGACCCTCGGCCTCGTACGGAGCTTCGAGGGGCCCACGGATGTGGACGCGCTGCTCCACCGGCTCCAGGACCAGCTCTTCACGGTGGGCGCGGTGCTGGCCACGCCCGAGGGCACCAAGGCGTCGGCGCACATTCCCGAGCTGAAGCCTGAGTGGGCCGAGGACATGGAGCGCGCCATCGACGGCTTCGAGGCGGAGCTGCCGCAGATGACCCACTTCATCCTGCCTGGAGGCACGCGGGCCGCGAGCGCACTGCACCTGGCGCGTACCGTCTGCCGCCGCGCCGAGCGCCGCACGGTGCCGCTGTTGCGCGAAGGGAAGATTCCGCAGGCGGTGGTCGTCTATCTCAACAGGCTCTCCGACCTGCTCTTCGTCCTGGCGCGCGTGGTCAACCACCGGGCGAGCGTGGAAGACGTGAAGTGGATTCCGGCGAAGCCCTCCAAGTAG
- a CDS encoding 2OG-Fe(II) oxygenase — MSTQKVTARKARSSSAAGSVNHVPERVADVDWARVSEELDARGCATLERLVTPAECDALTALYPEDAVFRGRVVMARHGFGRGEYKYFEYPLPDVVTGLREALYPRLAPIANRWNTAMGIEVRYPEAHAAYLERCHAAGQVRPTPLLLRYEADDYNCLHQDLYGEHVFPLQVAILLSEPGRDFTGGEFVLTEQRPRMQSRAEVVPLRQGDAVVFAVHHRPVQGTRGVYRVNLRHGVSRIRSGQRHTVGVIFHDAA; from the coding sequence GTGTCCACGCAGAAGGTGACGGCGCGAAAGGCCCGTTCGTCCAGCGCCGCAGGTTCCGTGAATCATGTCCCGGAGCGGGTGGCCGACGTCGACTGGGCACGAGTCTCGGAGGAGTTGGACGCGCGAGGTTGCGCGACGTTGGAGCGGCTCGTCACGCCGGCCGAGTGTGATGCCCTGACGGCGCTGTACCCGGAAGACGCCGTGTTCCGCGGCCGCGTGGTGATGGCTCGCCACGGCTTCGGGCGGGGCGAGTACAAGTACTTCGAGTACCCGCTGCCGGACGTGGTCACCGGGCTGCGCGAGGCGCTGTACCCCCGGCTCGCGCCGATTGCGAACCGCTGGAACACGGCCATGGGCATCGAGGTGCGGTACCCGGAGGCGCATGCGGCGTACCTCGAACGCTGCCACGCGGCGGGGCAGGTGCGGCCGACGCCGCTGCTGTTGCGGTACGAGGCGGACGACTACAACTGCCTGCACCAGGACCTCTATGGGGAGCACGTCTTCCCGCTCCAGGTGGCGATTCTGCTGTCGGAGCCCGGGCGGGACTTCACGGGAGGCGAGTTCGTCCTCACCGAGCAGCGTCCGCGCATGCAGTCACGGGCGGAGGTCGTCCCGCTGCGCCAGGGAGACGCGGTGGTGTTCGCCGTCCACCACCGCCCGGTGCAGGGCACGCGAGGCGTGTACCGCGTCAACCTCCGGCACGGCGTCAGCCGCATCCGCTCAGGACAGCGCCACACAGTCGGCGTCATCTTCCATGATGCGGCTTGA
- the queG gene encoding tRNA epoxyqueuosine(34) reductase QueG — protein sequence MNVLPTAHLRDLASSVGFDLVGFARAEPIPPDFLMSWVAAGYAADMDWMGERAAERLDVSLLLPGAKTVISFANNYWRDDAETVDSPIARYARGRDYHSTLRDRMKAFRKALNVMYPGLGSYGGVDSGPLMEKVWAARAGLGYVGKNGCFITEPYGSWVLLATLVVDAEVDDYGNGPAADRCGACRRCLMSCPTGALVGNGRVDARACLSYQTIENREQQVPEAFRFKFDNLVFGCDICQQVCPLNRRPVFAEHPRFAPRAVAELGVRELAGLTVEQYEHLIPGTALARARYDGLRRNAVYALGVAKQADAKPLLEKLSGDSSELVRTAAQWALLQLDP from the coding sequence GTGAACGTGCTGCCCACCGCCCATCTGCGTGATCTCGCCAGCTCGGTTGGCTTCGACCTGGTGGGGTTCGCCCGCGCCGAGCCCATTCCACCCGACTTCCTGATGTCGTGGGTGGCGGCGGGCTACGCGGCGGACATGGACTGGATGGGCGAGCGGGCCGCCGAGCGTCTGGACGTCTCGCTCCTGCTGCCGGGCGCGAAGACGGTCATCTCCTTCGCGAACAACTACTGGCGCGACGACGCGGAGACGGTGGACTCCCCCATCGCGCGTTATGCCCGCGGACGCGACTACCACTCCACGCTGCGCGACCGGATGAAGGCGTTCCGCAAGGCGCTCAACGTGATGTACCCGGGGCTGGGCTCCTACGGAGGCGTGGACAGTGGCCCGCTGATGGAGAAGGTGTGGGCGGCGCGCGCGGGGCTCGGCTACGTGGGGAAGAATGGCTGCTTCATCACCGAGCCCTATGGCTCGTGGGTGCTGCTGGCCACGCTCGTGGTGGATGCCGAGGTCGACGACTATGGCAATGGCCCGGCGGCGGACCGGTGTGGTGCGTGCCGCCGCTGCCTCATGTCCTGCCCCACGGGCGCGCTGGTGGGCAACGGGCGCGTGGACGCGCGTGCGTGCCTGTCCTACCAGACCATCGAGAACCGCGAGCAGCAGGTGCCGGAGGCGTTCCGGTTCAAGTTCGACAACCTGGTTTTCGGCTGCGACATCTGCCAGCAGGTGTGTCCGCTGAACCGCCGGCCGGTGTTCGCGGAGCACCCGCGCTTCGCGCCCCGGGCGGTGGCGGAGTTGGGCGTGCGCGAGCTCGCGGGACTCACCGTGGAACAGTATGAGCACCTAATACCTGGCACCGCGCTGGCGCGCGCACGCTACGACGGGCTGCGCCGCAACGCCGTGTATGCGTTGGGTGTGGCGAAGCAGGCGGACGCGAAACCGTTACTGGAAAAGCTCAGCGGCGATTCGAGCGAATTGGTACGTACCGCCGCGCAATGGGCGCTCCTTCAGCTCGACCCCTGA
- a CDS encoding MTAP family purine nucleoside phosphorylase — protein MAVRVGIIGSPGLAQALGIPGKGESHILETPFGPHAGPIVTTELDGVSVTFVARHGTGHVYNATRAPYRANLYALKVLGVTHVLSTGTVGSLREHIHPLHLALPDQVIDRTYRRPCTFFDDVAVHVDLGNPFCGTLRQVLEHARDPLGPTVHTEATYVCIEGPSLSTRAESMLYRTWGGDLVGMTGMPEARLAREAELHYAMVALPTDYDSWQPRAPGQEHDDLLAQISHNRKAVTASGAALIRRALPRIGEARATCRCDTALALAIGTERSRIPDEVRGRLRPLLGRYLPPNVA, from the coding sequence ATGGCTGTCAGGGTGGGCATCATCGGGAGCCCCGGGTTGGCCCAGGCACTGGGCATCCCCGGGAAGGGCGAGTCCCACATCTTGGAGACGCCCTTTGGTCCTCACGCGGGCCCCATCGTCACCACCGAGCTCGACGGCGTCTCCGTCACCTTCGTCGCCCGCCATGGCACCGGCCACGTCTACAACGCCACCCGCGCGCCCTACCGCGCCAACCTGTACGCGCTGAAGGTCCTGGGCGTCACCCACGTCCTCTCCACCGGCACCGTGGGCAGCCTGCGCGAGCACATCCATCCGCTCCACCTCGCCCTGCCGGACCAGGTCATCGACCGCACCTACCGCCGTCCCTGCACCTTCTTCGACGACGTCGCCGTCCACGTGGACCTGGGCAACCCCTTCTGCGGCACCCTGCGCCAGGTGCTCGAGCACGCCAGGGACCCGCTGGGGCCGACCGTGCACACCGAGGCCACCTACGTCTGCATCGAAGGCCCGTCCCTCAGCACTCGCGCGGAGAGCATGCTCTACCGCACGTGGGGAGGAGACCTGGTGGGCATGACGGGCATGCCCGAGGCCCGGCTCGCCCGCGAGGCGGAGCTCCACTACGCCATGGTGGCCCTGCCCACCGACTACGATTCGTGGCAGCCGCGCGCGCCAGGGCAGGAGCATGACGACCTGCTGGCGCAGATCTCCCACAACCGGAAGGCCGTCACCGCCAGCGGCGCCGCGCTCATCCGCCGCGCGTTGCCTCGCATCGGCGAAGCCCGCGCCACCTGCCGCTGCGACACCGCGCTGGCCCTGGCCATCGGCACCGAGCGCAGCCGCATCCCCGACGAGGTGCGCGGCCGCCTCCGTCCGCTGCTGGGCAGATACCTCCCGCCCAACGTCGCCTGA
- a CDS encoding DMT family transporter, whose amino-acid sequence MGAPSARPLTSTSPQSLGPVYAGLILQVLISAGTYLAGKRAMAELAPLTVVLWRFVLSGSVFMLLLCFLPGPRLPPRNEWGRVLLLGLLAGPVNQVFFFYGLSQSTAAHAALLYALTPLGVYLLSLRRGHERASLRAMGGIITAFAGVVVLLLGRGLADASGSLMGDLLILGAVMSWVVYTTEGKPFVAIHGPIRATSWSMVASTFMMLLMAPFFAKPEAVLAASPAARYSIVYLSLLTSVVAYLLWYFALSRVPASKVAVFSNLQPAATALAAWAILDEALHWEIAVGGVLVLLGVRLTQAAHVRSPAVAPAPSQASPRIG is encoded by the coding sequence ATGGGCGCTCCTTCAGCTCGACCCCTGACGTCCACCTCTCCGCAGTCATTGGGCCCTGTCTACGCCGGGCTCATCCTCCAGGTCCTCATCAGCGCGGGAACGTACCTTGCGGGCAAGCGCGCGATGGCGGAGCTGGCGCCGCTCACGGTGGTGTTGTGGCGTTTCGTGTTGAGTGGCTCGGTGTTCATGCTGCTGCTGTGTTTCCTGCCTGGGCCCCGGCTGCCGCCGCGCAACGAGTGGGGGCGGGTGCTGCTGCTGGGCCTGCTGGCGGGGCCGGTGAACCAGGTGTTCTTCTTCTATGGCCTGTCCCAGTCGACGGCGGCGCACGCGGCGCTGCTCTACGCGCTGACGCCGCTGGGCGTGTACCTGCTCAGCCTGAGACGGGGCCATGAGCGGGCCTCGCTCCGGGCGATGGGCGGCATCATCACGGCGTTCGCGGGCGTGGTGGTGTTGCTGTTGGGGCGCGGGCTGGCGGATGCGAGCGGCTCGTTGATGGGAGACCTGCTCATCCTGGGCGCGGTGATGTCGTGGGTGGTGTACACGACGGAGGGCAAGCCGTTCGTCGCCATCCACGGACCGATTCGCGCGACGTCGTGGAGCATGGTGGCCTCCACGTTCATGATGCTGCTGATGGCGCCGTTCTTCGCGAAGCCGGAGGCGGTGCTCGCGGCGAGCCCCGCGGCCCGTTACTCCATCGTCTACCTGAGCCTGCTCACGTCGGTGGTGGCGTATCTGCTCTGGTATTTCGCGCTGTCGAGGGTGCCGGCGTCGAAGGTGGCCGTGTTCTCCAACCTCCAGCCCGCGGCGACCGCGCTGGCCGCCTGGGCCATCCTGGACGAGGCGCTGCACTGGGAGATTGCGGTGGGCGGCGTGCTCGTGCTCCTGGGCGTGCGACTGACGCAGGCGGCGCACGTCCGGTCGCCCGCCGTGGCGCCCGCGCCTTCGCAGGCCTCGCCGCGCATCGGGTAG